The following are encoded together in the Streptomyces flavofungini genome:
- a CDS encoding sensor histidine kinase: MNEARVPSRPGCAHQLLLYGDDAQFLSAALPFAHDGVTAGEPVFVATNRHNTALLRRRLGPRAGRVTFAAAHWFRSPAQALLSFHDKARTGGPGSRVLGEAPWNEFAPGQLREWSRYESLLTLALASTGARHLCPYNTAVLAPGILRTARLTHPTLAAGSSHLANPDHVAPAEFSAGCDAAPLSEPPMGSAEFHFAEPRQIAALREFAAWSARCAALSSGRVDSLLICVAEAATNVLRHGGGAGACRIWATAYELICEISDDGGDLDTALAGHLPPDPARPGGRGLWLIRRLSDAADIRSTGHGTTVRIRMTLDRRRATP, encoded by the coding sequence ATGAATGAGGCGCGCGTGCCGTCCCGACCGGGATGCGCTCACCAACTGCTGCTCTACGGCGACGACGCCCAGTTCCTGTCCGCGGCGCTGCCCTTCGCCCATGACGGCGTCACCGCCGGGGAGCCCGTCTTCGTCGCCACGAACCGCCACAACACCGCGCTGCTGCGCAGGCGTCTGGGCCCGCGGGCCGGCCGGGTGACGTTCGCCGCGGCGCACTGGTTCCGCAGCCCCGCCCAGGCCCTGCTGTCCTTCCACGACAAGGCCCGCACCGGCGGACCCGGGTCCCGCGTCCTGGGTGAGGCCCCCTGGAACGAATTCGCCCCCGGCCAGTTACGGGAGTGGTCGCGCTACGAGTCGCTGCTCACCCTCGCGCTCGCCTCAACCGGCGCCCGGCACCTGTGCCCCTACAACACCGCCGTCCTGGCCCCCGGCATCCTGCGCACCGCCCGGCTCACCCATCCCACCCTGGCCGCGGGGAGTTCCCACCTCGCCAACCCCGACCATGTCGCACCCGCGGAGTTCAGCGCGGGCTGCGACGCCGCACCGCTGTCCGAACCTCCCATGGGCTCCGCCGAGTTCCACTTCGCCGAGCCCCGACAGATCGCCGCGCTGAGGGAGTTCGCCGCGTGGTCGGCCCGGTGCGCGGCGCTCTCCTCCGGCCGCGTCGACTCCCTGCTGATCTGCGTCGCCGAGGCCGCCACGAACGTCCTGCGGCACGGCGGCGGCGCGGGCGCCTGCCGGATCTGGGCCACCGCGTACGAGCTGATCTGCGAGATCAGCGACGACGGCGGGGACCTGGACACCGCGCTGGCCGGGCATCTGCCGCCCGACCCGGCCCGACCCGGCGGCCGCGGCCTGTGGCTCATCCGCCGACTCAGCGACGCCGCGGACATCCGCAGTACCGGACACGGCACCACCGTCCGCATCCGGATGACCCTCGACCGTCGCCGTGCCACACCCTGA
- a CDS encoding DUF5994 family protein, with translation MAAPVRLALGPTAFPPGPLSGAWWPRSDDLKAELPALAAVFDPHPGRITRIATTRDAWSTTSHDLPVQGHTVRARWVIPGCDPYTIRLFSYAVARWDLLVIPHGTAADTAGRLMSAASDPANRLTAGALVAAEQERLPVGGPQERPTVPAGYGRAWRSTRPHIDAYCRHSGPVT, from the coding sequence ATGGCCGCGCCCGTTCGGCTCGCTCTCGGCCCGACCGCCTTTCCTCCGGGGCCGCTGTCCGGCGCCTGGTGGCCGCGCTCCGACGACCTGAAGGCGGAACTCCCGGCGCTGGCCGCGGTGTTCGACCCGCATCCGGGCAGGATCACCCGCATCGCCACCACCCGCGACGCCTGGTCGACCACATCCCACGATCTGCCCGTGCAGGGCCACACCGTGCGGGCGAGGTGGGTCATCCCCGGGTGCGATCCGTACACGATCCGGCTCTTCTCCTACGCCGTCGCGCGCTGGGACCTGCTCGTGATCCCGCACGGCACGGCGGCCGACACCGCCGGCCGGCTCATGTCCGCGGCGTCGGACCCCGCCAACCGCCTCACCGCCGGGGCTCTCGTGGCCGCGGAGCAAGAGCGCCTCCCGGTCGGCGGGCCACAGGAGCGGCCCACCGTCCCGGCCGGCTACGGCAGGGCGTGGCGCAGTACGCGTCCCCACATCGACGCGTACTGCCGCCACAGTGGTCCGGTGACATAG
- a CDS encoding fatty acid desaturase family protein, translating into MSLSVVAPDARALRTEELGRELDRLRAEIVADRGPGDARYIHHVIAVQRGCEAVGRCALAVSVFPPAWVAGTALLALAKTLENMELGHNILHGQWDWLGDPAIHSTTWEWDFVTPADAWKRTHNHLHHTYTNVVGRDRDLGYTIVRMAADQPWRPVHLLQPLYTALLAPVFEWGIAVYDLEADAVPSGRKSLRSLLGDATALLRKAARQSAKDYVLFPFLAGPSALPCLLGNLTANGVRNVWAHTVIFCGHFPADVRTFTYTEEQIEGESRGEWYLRQIQGSANIEGGPLLHVLTGNLSHQIEHHLFPDLPSNRYAQLAPRVREICARYGLPYVTGPLWRQYASMWGRVLRHALP; encoded by the coding sequence ATGAGCCTCTCCGTTGTCGCACCCGATGCCCGCGCCCTCCGTACCGAGGAACTGGGCCGGGAGCTCGACCGTCTCCGCGCCGAGATCGTCGCCGACCGCGGCCCCGGCGACGCGCGTTACATCCACCACGTGATCGCCGTGCAGCGCGGCTGCGAGGCGGTCGGCCGCTGCGCCCTCGCCGTCTCCGTGTTCCCGCCCGCCTGGGTGGCGGGCACGGCCCTGCTCGCCCTGGCGAAGACGCTGGAGAACATGGAGCTGGGCCACAACATCCTGCACGGTCAGTGGGACTGGCTGGGCGATCCGGCGATCCACTCGACGACCTGGGAGTGGGACTTCGTCACGCCCGCCGACGCCTGGAAGCGCACCCACAACCACCTGCACCACACGTACACGAACGTTGTCGGGCGCGACCGCGACCTCGGCTACACCATCGTGCGGATGGCCGCGGACCAGCCTTGGCGCCCGGTCCACCTCCTCCAGCCGCTGTACACCGCCCTGCTCGCGCCCGTCTTCGAATGGGGCATCGCCGTGTACGACCTGGAGGCGGACGCGGTGCCGTCCGGCCGTAAGAGCCTGCGGTCCCTCCTCGGTGACGCGACCGCGCTGCTGCGCAAGGCCGCTCGCCAGTCGGCCAAGGACTACGTCCTGTTCCCGTTCCTCGCCGGACCCAGCGCGCTGCCCTGCCTGCTCGGCAACCTCACCGCGAACGGCGTCCGCAACGTCTGGGCGCACACGGTGATCTTCTGCGGCCACTTCCCCGCGGACGTGCGGACCTTCACGTACACGGAGGAACAGATCGAGGGCGAGAGCCGGGGTGAGTGGTATCTGCGCCAGATACAGGGCTCGGCGAACATCGAGGGCGGCCCACTCCTGCACGTCCTCACCGGCAACCTGAGCCATCAGATCGAGCACCATCTCTTCCCCGACCTGCCCAGCAACCGCTATGCCCAACTCGCCCCGCGCGTCCGGGAGATCTGCGCCCGCTACGGCCTCCCCTATGTCACCGGACCACTGTGGCGGCAGTACGCGTCGATGTGGGGACGCGTACTGCGCCACGCCCTGCCGTAG
- a CDS encoding ferredoxin reductase: MVRSFRAPRCLPWASAMNRLTTPLTVDDYLGQLDPLWSARHPAGRVRSVRREGPGAATLTIRPGRGWSGHRAGQYLPIGVEIDGVHHWRTYSITSPPDDSDVSLTVKARPDGRVSPHLVHRTPPGTVLRLGPAQGEFTLPEPLPARVLFVTAGSGITPVMGLLRTLARRHRTAPDAVLLHSAPTPDECLFQGELGLMAAEFAWLKLRLTLTRSDGRLTPKRIAGACPDWRDRYAWVCGPDGLLDAAERQWAAAGLRERLRLERFRLMPAQPTGEGAVGGRVRFARSGVETDAAADTTLLAAGEAAGVPMPYGCRRGLCFGCLVPLVEGRVRDLRTGELRDMQNEMIQTCVNGAAGPLALDL, from the coding sequence ATGGTCCGCTCGTTCCGGGCACCGCGCTGCCTGCCGTGGGCGTCGGCGATGAACCGGCTGACCACCCCACTGACCGTGGACGACTATCTCGGTCAGCTCGATCCGCTGTGGTCGGCACGGCATCCCGCGGGCAGGGTCCGCTCGGTGCGGCGGGAGGGGCCCGGTGCGGCCACCCTGACGATCCGCCCCGGCCGCGGCTGGAGCGGCCATCGAGCCGGGCAGTACCTGCCGATCGGGGTGGAGATCGACGGCGTGCATCACTGGCGTACGTACTCGATCACCTCGCCGCCCGACGACAGCGACGTCAGTCTCACGGTCAAGGCCCGCCCCGACGGCCGGGTCTCCCCGCACCTGGTGCACCGGACCCCGCCCGGCACCGTCCTCCGGCTCGGGCCGGCACAGGGCGAGTTCACGCTGCCCGAGCCGCTGCCCGCCCGCGTCCTGTTCGTCACGGCGGGCAGCGGCATCACCCCGGTCATGGGCCTGCTGCGCACCCTCGCCCGGCGCCACCGCACCGCCCCGGACGCCGTCCTCCTGCACAGTGCGCCGACACCTGACGAGTGTCTCTTTCAAGGCGAACTCGGCCTGATGGCAGCGGAGTTCGCGTGGCTGAAGCTCCGCCTCACCCTCACGCGATCCGACGGTCGGCTCACCCCGAAACGGATCGCCGGAGCCTGCCCGGACTGGCGCGACCGGTACGCCTGGGTGTGCGGCCCGGACGGGCTGCTCGACGCGGCCGAGCGGCAGTGGGCCGCCGCGGGCCTGCGGGAACGGCTGCGCCTTGAGCGGTTCCGCCTCATGCCCGCCCAGCCGACCGGCGAGGGCGCGGTCGGCGGCCGGGTGCGGTTCGCGCGCAGCGGCGTGGAGACCGACGCCGCCGCGGACACGACGCTCCTCGCGGCCGGCGAGGCGGCGGGCGTGCCGATGCCGTACGGCTGCCGCCGCGGCCTGTGCTTCGGCTGTCTCGTACCACTCGTCGAGGGCCGTGTGCGCGATCTGCGCACCGGTGAACTGCGCGACATGCAGAACGAAATGATCCAGACCTGTGTCAACGGTGCCGCGGGTCCTCTGGCGCTCGATCTCTGA
- a CDS encoding DUF5994 family protein yields MTVLTARPPPATPITKPCDHPPARLSLKPPGPPSGLLDGAWWPRSRDLTRELHALIDLLDPLWGRITRVTVNPTHWPVVPRKVSVNGHVVKVGWFLQEQDPHQLLILSYRVGRWDLLIIPPETGVAAAERLTADACDPRIFRTSSALIADELDRHPAVPAEADPPARTQAEAWEAEGGAMAAPVGTVGGR; encoded by the coding sequence ATGACAGTGCTCACCGCACGACCCCCGCCAGCCACACCGATCACCAAGCCGTGCGACCACCCGCCGGCCCGGCTCTCCCTCAAGCCTCCGGGCCCGCCCTCCGGGCTGCTCGACGGCGCCTGGTGGCCGCGCTCCCGGGACCTCACTCGTGAACTTCACGCCCTGATCGACCTGTTGGACCCACTGTGGGGCCGCATCACGCGCGTCACGGTCAACCCGACCCACTGGCCGGTCGTTCCGCGCAAGGTCTCCGTCAACGGACATGTGGTCAAGGTGGGTTGGTTCCTCCAAGAGCAGGACCCGCACCAACTCCTGATTCTCTCTTACCGCGTCGGGCGCTGGGACCTGCTGATCATTCCCCCGGAGACCGGGGTGGCAGCCGCCGAGCGCCTCACGGCCGACGCCTGCGACCCACGGATCTTCCGTACGAGCAGCGCCCTCATCGCCGACGAGCTGGACCGTCACCCCGCGGTTCCAGCCGAGGCGGACCCGCCGGCCCGCACGCAGGCAGAGGCGTGGGAGGCGGAGGGCGGCGCCATGGCCGCGCCCGTCGGCACGGTCGGCGGGAGGTGA
- a CDS encoding acyl-CoA desaturase — MSPGTTGSTTRSQAAAPPPARTAPQTYDGTAAFPAEATPRPRGPGDRLYVTVTATIVVIPFLALGLAGWLLWGSLIHPADLVLALVLYPLTGLGVTVGFHRGLTHGGYRAVRPVRIALAVAGSMSFQGDVINWVATHRRHHAFTDRPGDPHSPYRYGTHLRGQLRGLAHSHVGWLFRNDPTPAERYAPDLLADRDIRAVSRAFPALCVLTLALPFALGWAIGGTWVHATTALLWAGFVRIALLHHVTWSVNSLCHMIGERPFRTRRHDRATNLWPLALLSFGESWHNLHHADPTCARHGVDRGQLDPSAAVIRLLERLGWVYDVRWPTPDRLATRRS; from the coding sequence ATGTCCCCCGGCACCACCGGCAGTACCACCCGTTCGCAAGCCGCCGCCCCGCCACCCGCCCGCACCGCGCCCCAGACGTACGACGGGACGGCCGCCTTCCCCGCCGAGGCCACGCCGAGGCCACGCGGCCCCGGCGACCGCCTGTACGTGACCGTGACGGCGACGATCGTCGTGATTCCGTTTCTGGCGCTCGGCCTGGCCGGGTGGCTGCTGTGGGGCAGCCTCATCCACCCCGCCGACCTGGTGCTCGCCCTCGTCCTCTACCCGCTCACCGGCCTGGGCGTCACCGTCGGGTTCCACCGCGGCCTCACCCATGGCGGCTACCGGGCCGTCCGCCCCGTGCGCATCGCCCTCGCGGTGGCCGGGTCGATGAGCTTCCAGGGCGACGTCATCAACTGGGTCGCCACGCACCGGCGCCACCACGCCTTCACCGACCGGCCCGGCGACCCGCACTCCCCGTACCGCTACGGCACGCATCTGCGCGGCCAGCTGCGCGGTCTCGCCCACTCCCACGTCGGCTGGCTGTTCCGCAACGACCCCACTCCGGCGGAGCGTTACGCCCCCGACCTGCTGGCCGACCGCGACATCCGCGCCGTCTCCCGGGCCTTCCCGGCCCTGTGCGTCCTGACCCTGGCCCTGCCCTTCGCCCTGGGCTGGGCGATCGGCGGCACCTGGGTGCACGCCACAACAGCCCTGCTGTGGGCGGGATTTGTCCGTATCGCGCTGCTCCACCACGTCACCTGGAGCGTCAACTCCCTGTGCCACATGATCGGCGAGCGGCCGTTCCGCACCCGCCGCCACGACCGGGCCACCAACCTGTGGCCGCTGGCCCTGCTCTCCTTCGGGGAGAGCTGGCACAACCTCCACCACGCGGACCCCACCTGCGCCCGCCACGGCGTCGACCGGGGCCAGCTCGACCCCTCCGCCGCCGTGATCCGGCTGCTCGAACGCCTCGGCTGGGTGTACGACGTGCGCTGGCCCACCCCGGACCGCCTCGCCACCCGCCGCTCATGA
- a CDS encoding DUF5994 family protein, whose protein sequence is MTSTAHPQDRPLPVQPAVRLRVMPREAIPRRIDGAWWPRSRDLMVELPRLLAALPPSWGHIAAVSVHTSMWATTPGRVLIANRVVRLHRTSGAHGRHSICLLTPGRGRWDLLVLPPEIDRADAEPLTASAVAT, encoded by the coding sequence GTGACCTCAACCGCACACCCCCAGGACCGTCCCCTTCCGGTCCAGCCCGCCGTACGTCTGCGCGTGATGCCCCGCGAAGCGATCCCGCGCCGCATCGACGGCGCCTGGTGGCCCCGCTCCCGAGACCTGATGGTCGAACTCCCGCGGCTCTTGGCGGCCTTGCCACCGTCCTGGGGGCACATCGCCGCCGTCAGCGTGCACACGTCGATGTGGGCCACCACGCCCGGCCGTGTACTCATCGCCAACCGAGTCGTACGCCTGCACAGAACGTCCGGCGCGCACGGCCGCCACAGCATCTGCCTGCTCACCCCGGGCCGTGGCCGATGGGACCTGCTCGTCCTGCCGCCGGAGATCGACCGGGCGGACGCCGAACCGCTCACGGCATCCGCCGTGGCGACGTAG
- a CDS encoding STAS domain-containing protein, which yields MSLPRLNVRRHDKHCRAPITLAGETDLETAPLADASLRACLHDGVRTLDVDLTAVTSCDVSGLHAFPHAAAQARRAGGTPASRIGDPPAPPRSMPLSSAGAR from the coding sequence ATGTCCCTGCCTCGGCTGAACGTCCGCCGGCACGACAAGCACTGCCGGGCGCCGATCACCTTGGCCGGTGAGACCGACCTCGAAACGGCGCCCTTGGCCGACGCGTCCCTGCGGGCGTGCCTGCACGACGGGGTGCGCACGCTCGACGTCGACCTGACCGCCGTCACCTCCTGCGACGTGAGCGGCCTCCACGCCTTCCCGCACGCTGCCGCGCAGGCGCGCAGGGCAGGCGGCACACCGGCGAGCCGCATCGGAGACCCGCCCGCCCCACCGCGGTCCATGCCCCTGTCGTCGGCAGGCGCGCGATGA
- a CDS encoding GAF and ANTAR domain-containing protein: protein MPELPREEQLAAAFVDLADTLVQDFDVIGFLHTLAEHCVHLLDVAAAGVMLATPGGQLVDAAASDERTRLLELASTEWDEGPCRDCFRSREQVPDVPLATQAATMRWPRFAPRAVELGFTSVVAAPLRLHDQVIGTLNLFRDRPGPLDDSQVKLGQALADTATIGVLQQRAVSEQMAVTAQLQAALDSRVIIEQAKGYLANRRGTGVEEAFTLMRRYARDHQTRLTEIAHQVLQGTADASLLTRRDR, encoded by the coding sequence ATGCCTGAACTGCCGCGTGAGGAGCAGTTGGCAGCCGCGTTCGTCGACCTCGCCGACACCTTGGTGCAGGACTTCGACGTGATCGGCTTCCTGCACACGCTCGCCGAGCACTGCGTGCACCTGTTGGACGTCGCCGCGGCCGGAGTCATGCTCGCCACTCCCGGGGGCCAGCTGGTGGACGCCGCCGCCTCAGACGAGCGCACCCGCCTGCTGGAGCTGGCCAGCACCGAGTGGGACGAGGGCCCCTGCCGTGACTGCTTCCGGAGCCGGGAACAGGTGCCTGACGTACCGCTGGCGACGCAAGCGGCCACGATGCGCTGGCCCCGGTTCGCGCCACGAGCCGTGGAACTCGGCTTCACCTCCGTCGTGGCGGCACCGCTCCGGCTCCACGACCAGGTCATCGGGACCCTGAACCTCTTCCGGGACCGGCCGGGCCCCCTGGACGACTCCCAGGTGAAGCTGGGGCAGGCGCTGGCCGACACCGCCACCATCGGTGTCCTGCAGCAGCGGGCGGTGAGTGAACAGATGGCAGTGACCGCGCAACTACAGGCCGCCCTGGACAGCCGGGTCATCATCGAACAGGCCAAGGGCTATCTGGCGAACCGCCGCGGCACTGGGGTCGAGGAGGCGTTCACCCTCATGCGGCGCTACGCTCGCGATCATCAGACGCGGCTCACCGAGATCGCCCACCAGGTCCTGCAGGGCACGGCTGACGCCTCTCTCCTCACGCGGCGCGATCGGTGA
- a CDS encoding ANTAR domain-containing protein: MADYLRTLGSHTGPGLAPLPLAACTDMLGLDGLALLVAPGGNQPELVQSYGERTLALEDLQQVQGHGPSLDAARHGALMLLPDVADTAAFATDRWPGLPGAIEVLGVRAVFSFPLRIGIIALGALTGHRTRPGPMSTDQLTDAFGLADTVAQITIATAAHTELPHIPLLDEPGLHFAEVHQATGMLADQLDTDCDHALIRLRGYAFSHDRPLLDVARDVLARRLRLDDPGDDSPRPDA, encoded by the coding sequence ATGGCTGACTACCTGCGCACTCTCGGCTCCCACACCGGCCCCGGCCTGGCACCGCTGCCGCTGGCGGCCTGCACCGACATGCTGGGCCTGGACGGTCTCGCCCTGCTGGTGGCACCCGGCGGCAATCAGCCCGAACTGGTGCAGTCCTACGGCGAACGCACCCTCGCGCTGGAAGACCTGCAACAGGTCCAGGGCCACGGCCCGAGCCTGGACGCCGCCCGTCACGGGGCCCTGATGCTGCTGCCCGACGTGGCCGACACCGCCGCGTTCGCCACCGATCGCTGGCCCGGCCTGCCGGGCGCCATCGAGGTGCTGGGCGTGCGGGCGGTGTTCTCCTTTCCGCTGCGCATCGGGATCATCGCGCTTGGCGCGCTCACCGGCCACCGCACCCGGCCGGGACCGATGTCCACCGACCAGCTCACCGATGCGTTCGGCCTGGCCGACACCGTCGCCCAGATCACCATCGCCACCGCCGCCCACACAGAACTCCCCCACATCCCGCTGCTCGACGAGCCCGGTCTCCACTTCGCCGAGGTCCACCAGGCCACCGGCATGCTCGCGGACCAGCTGGACACCGACTGCGACCACGCCCTGATCCGCCTGCGCGGCTACGCCTTCAGCCACGACCGGCCCCTCCTGGACGTCGCCCGCGACGTACTGGCCCGCCGACTGCGCCTGGACGACCCCGGGGACGACTCGCCCAGACCTGACGCATGA
- a CDS encoding STAS domain-containing protein, translated as MTPPPSVICVKEVRAHRGCTLVVLCGEIDIHTAPGIIEFLDGLTHTHDIDLLIDLRPVDFMDCGGVRLLNRARARSRSRHGRLRLICTGHATLNLLRHPRLRLDFEILSELPAPVPPRAAA; from the coding sequence ATGACCCCGCCCCCGTCAGTGATCTGTGTCAAGGAAGTCCGCGCCCACAGAGGCTGCACCCTGGTGGTCCTGTGCGGCGAAATCGACATCCACACAGCCCCCGGCATCATCGAATTCCTCGACGGCCTCACCCACACCCATGACATTGACCTGCTGATCGATCTGCGCCCCGTCGACTTCATGGACTGCGGCGGCGTACGGCTCCTCAACCGCGCCCGAGCCAGGTCCAGGAGCCGACACGGACGCCTACGCCTGATCTGCACCGGTCACGCAACCCTCAACCTCCTCCGCCATCCACGGCTGCGCCTGGACTTCGAGATCCTGAGCGAGCTGCCCGCGCCCGTACCACCGCGGGCTGCGGCCTGA
- a CDS encoding DUF2397 family protein — translation MAVAAFGLYGARHLGIPPATDEVVPAHTSWWTGPVVEVPVALRERGSRAQRGRASAVEDHSAQKARLRETARQRAEARAAAADELRSASGRFADVRLTSAALGLLLELLATALGNAQISRRAETDGFDLDSARGEDAELGIRLTVRRTAGTRTVLYSADGDLLLDDLELDVGRTPAAVDGAAEAEASVS, via the coding sequence ATGGCCGTCGCCGCCTTCGGTCTGTACGGCGCGCGCCATCTGGGCATACCCCCGGCCACCGACGAGGTGGTGCCCGCCCACACGAGCTGGTGGACCGGTCCGGTCGTCGAGGTGCCGGTGGCCCTGCGGGAGAGGGGCAGCCGCGCTCAGCGGGGCCGGGCCTCCGCGGTGGAGGACCACTCCGCGCAGAAGGCGCGGCTGCGGGAGACCGCCCGGCAGCGGGCGGAGGCCAGGGCAGCGGCGGCGGACGAACTGCGCAGCGCGTCGGGTCGGTTCGCCGACGTACGACTCACCTCGGCGGCGCTCGGCCTTCTCCTGGAGCTGCTGGCCACAGCCCTCGGGAACGCGCAGATCAGCAGGCGCGCAGAGACGGACGGGTTCGACCTGGACTCTGCGCGCGGCGAGGACGCCGAACTGGGCATCCGGCTCACCGTGCGCCGGACAGCGGGCACCAGGACGGTGCTGTACTCGGCCGACGGCGACCTGCTGCTGGACGACCTGGAGCTGGACGTCGGTCGTACCCCGGCGGCGGTCGACGGTGCGGCCGAGGCGGAGGCGAGCGTGTCATGA
- a CDS encoding TIGR02678 family protein, translating into MTLPSTHDVALAAERRTAARLLLAHPLVAADGPHADVFPLIRRHADWLGKRFQQVLGYRLLVDSSFARLFKAGLGAGSGHRLERSTGTPFTPHTYACLALALSVLVTAPEQMLLSHLVADIRAAAADAGIELEETGRAAGKRTLVAALRQLVEWGVLIETEGQVAAIAREADGEALITVDRELARVVVAGPLAQSRDGADLVRRAADPGFSGPRTYVRRMLVETPVVHLDELTDAERDWLRTRQRREAQAFSELLGLEMEIRAEGVALVDPEDELTDLHLPGTGTVAQAALLLVERLVERLRPRGPGHPATGGTLVIGVAVPDGLVDEVLAELTAEYGQRGNWQRGYLDDLSALREAVLDLLVRMRLMARAGRLRAEGEGLPEGYVEDASEGRTVTDVHGARPGGDGGWVLLAAAARYATLVTVRPAAKAGQGAAVQEELPL; encoded by the coding sequence ATGACCCTCCCCTCCACGCACGACGTGGCCCTGGCCGCCGAACGCCGTACCGCCGCCCGGCTGCTGCTCGCCCACCCCCTGGTCGCAGCCGACGGCCCGCACGCCGACGTCTTCCCGCTGATCCGCAGGCACGCCGACTGGCTGGGCAAACGGTTCCAGCAAGTGCTCGGCTACCGCCTCCTGGTCGACAGCTCCTTCGCCCGGCTGTTCAAGGCGGGGCTGGGCGCGGGATCGGGTCATCGGCTGGAGCGCTCCACAGGCACGCCCTTCACCCCGCACACGTACGCCTGCCTCGCGCTGGCCCTGTCCGTACTGGTGACCGCGCCCGAACAGATGCTGCTGTCGCATCTGGTCGCCGACATCAGGGCCGCCGCGGCCGACGCGGGGATCGAGCTGGAGGAGACGGGCCGGGCTGCCGGGAAGCGGACCCTGGTCGCGGCTCTGCGTCAGCTCGTCGAGTGGGGCGTTCTCATCGAGACCGAGGGCCAGGTGGCCGCGATCGCGCGGGAGGCGGACGGGGAGGCTCTGATCACGGTGGACCGGGAGCTGGCGCGGGTGGTCGTCGCCGGCCCGCTCGCCCAGTCCCGGGACGGCGCCGACCTGGTCCGGCGGGCGGCGGACCCGGGGTTCAGCGGGCCGCGCACCTATGTGCGCCGGATGCTCGTCGAGACACCCGTCGTCCACCTCGACGAGCTGACCGACGCCGAGCGCGACTGGCTGCGCACCCGGCAGCGCAGGGAAGCCCAGGCTTTCTCCGAACTCCTCGGCCTGGAGATGGAGATCCGTGCGGAGGGCGTGGCGCTGGTCGACCCCGAGGATGAGCTGACGGATCTGCACCTGCCGGGCACCGGGACCGTCGCACAGGCCGCGCTGCTGCTGGTGGAACGGCTCGTGGAGCGGCTTCGGCCGCGGGGACCGGGGCATCCAGCGACCGGCGGGACGCTCGTCATCGGGGTGGCTGTCCCGGACGGCCTGGTGGACGAGGTGCTCGCCGAACTGACCGCCGAGTACGGGCAGCGCGGCAACTGGCAGCGCGGCTACCTGGACGACCTCTCCGCCCTGCGGGAGGCCGTGCTGGACCTGCTGGTCCGGATGCGGCTGATGGCCCGCGCCGGGCGGCTGCGGGCCGAGGGCGAAGGGCTGCCGGAGGGGTACGTCGAGGACGCGTCGGAAGGGCGCACGGTGACCGATGTCCACGGCGCACGGCCCGGCGGCGACGGCGGCTGGGTGCTGCTGGCCGCGGCGGCGCGCTACGCCACCCTGGTGACGGTGCGCCCGGCGGCCAAGGCTGGCCAAGGAGCCGCTGTGCAAGAGGAGTTGCCGCTATGA